The Anolis carolinensis isolate JA03-04 chromosome 2, rAnoCar3.1.pri, whole genome shotgun sequence genome has a window encoding:
- the LOC103279996 gene encoding uncharacterized protein LOC103279996 isoform X1 yields MPSDASPAQTRRHGAPVWPSDSPAGPALQMPLRTVSVMNNRNEKVQAYQAVPFSSSDLLNWKNNTPPYSEEPQAMARLLEGIMATHNPTWQDCRQLLNMLFTSEERRAVLNNGIAIAQIGAPQDDDAAEWGAQRFPVEVDPQWNPTEQGHLQRLRGFQRILVEAVKRGPPRPVNIIKIQGVVQEKSESPTAFLEKLEAAYRKYSPYNLKDENGRRAIQQSFISQAAPDIRRKIQKQPGFLGKTMNELLALADQVYMARDQVEEEKKDRKKKQGYQALVTMMEQSASGQRGRGGYARRGQGGRRGPPQRLGRDQCAKCKKFGHWKGECPEGRGGCQEGSRERGRPERGRNPGRGRGRGNYVPFPAREVIAAAAVMEEEWEDMDEGEE; encoded by the coding sequence atgcccagtgatgcctCCCCGGCACAGACCCGGAGACATGGGGCTCCGGTGTGGCCCAGTGATTCACCGGcaggaccggccctccagatgcccttgagaacggtgtcTGTGatgaacaacaggaatgagaaagTCCAAGCATATCAGGCGGTGCCCTTCAGTAGTAGTGatcttttgaattggaaaaataatactccaccttatagtgaagaaccccaggCTATGGCTAGgttattggaagggattatggcaacccataaccccacctggcaagattgtaGACAGCtactgaatatgttgttcacCTCAGAGGAAAGAAGGGCAGTATTGAATAATGGGATAGCCATAGCCCAGATTGGAGCTCCACAGGACGATGATGCGGctgagtggggagcacagaggtttccggTGGAAGTAGACCCTCAGTGGAACCCCACAGAACAAGGACACctgcagagactgagaggattccaacgtatattggtagaagcggtaaagaggggcccgccgcgacccgtcaacattataaaaattcagggagtggtacaggaaaaatccgagtcaccaacagccttctTGGAAAagctggaggcagcatacaggaaatatagcccgtataatttgaaggatgaaaacggtaggagggcgattcaacagtcttttatcagtcaggcggctcctgacatccggagaaagattcaaaagcaaccaggatttctaggaaagactatgaatgagctgttggcactcgcagatcaggtctatatggcaagggaccaggtagaagaggagaagaaggacaggaagaagaagcagggatatcaagcattagttaccatgatggaacagagtgcaagtggacagagaggaagaggaggatatgccagaaggggacaaggaggaagaagagggccccctcagaggttaggtcgagaccaatgtgctaaatgcaagaagtttggacactggaagggtgaatgcccagaaggacgAGGTGGATGCCAGGAAGGgtcaagagaaagaggaaggcctgagagaggaagaaacccaggaaggggaagaggacgtgggaactacgtgccttttcctgcgagagaggtgatagctgcagcagctgtgatggaagaagaatgggaagatatggatgaaggagaggaatga